A part of Oncorhynchus gorbuscha isolate QuinsamMale2020 ecotype Even-year linkage group LG09, OgorEven_v1.0, whole genome shotgun sequence genomic DNA contains:
- the LOC124042716 gene encoding chromatin accessibility complex protein 1-like produces the protein MSSNTVEEKVNHASNSKGISLPMTRVKLIMKSSPDVSSINQEALLLTTKATELFVQHLALSSFNNGSGKDQTLLYSDLANTVEEKETFQFLTDILPKKILVRDYLKLLEENPIEEADN, from the exons ATGTCGAGCAACACCGTGGAAGAGAAAGTGAATCATGCATCTAACAGCAAAGGCATCTCTCTTCCAATGACTCGTGTGAAACTGATCATGAAAAGTTCTCCCGACGTCTCAAGCATCAACCAAGAGGCTCTTCTCCTCACCACCAAAGCAACA GAACTTTTTGTTCAGCACCTAGCTCTGTCCTCATTCAATAATGGATCAGGGAAAGACCAGACCCTCTTGTACAGTGATCTGGCCAATACTGTTGAGGAGAAAGAGACTTTTCAGTTTCTCACAG ATATCCTACCAAAGAAGATCTTGGTTCGGGATTACCTGAAGCTTCTAGAAGAAAATCCAATTGAGGAAGCAGACAATTGA